The proteins below come from a single Mucilaginibacter mali genomic window:
- a CDS encoding methylmalonyl-CoA mutase family protein: protein METIAPYQSKYKIRFVTAASLFDGHDATINIMRRILQSTGAEVIHLGHNRSVDEVVNCAIQEDVQGIALTSYQGGHLEYFKYMYDLLRERGAGHIKIFGGGGGVILPHEIEELMAYGIARIYSPDDGRKMGLQGMINDMMQQCDFETRTKLNGELKHLADKDPKAIAGLITLAENHPEKFSLTPALSKREGGITSEALSPGEGLGEARPVILGITGTGGAGKSSLVDEIVRRFLVETGLADGQSGKTLAIISVDPSKRKTGGALLGDRIRMNAINNPRVYMRSLATRQANLALSKYVQESIDICKAAGYDLIIVETSGIGQSDTMITDYCDVSMYVMTPEFGAATQLEKIDMLDFADMVAINKSDKRGALDAIRDVRKQYKRNHQLFSADDASLPVFATMASQFNDPGMNTLFANLMRVIKDKTGVDLTKGAEHHEGESEKIYIIPPDRTRYLAEIAESSVAYNQWVDEQCKIAQALFQVEGTLKLLSDNDVETQYFVYPDNEDITIKETQGIASLREKLENRLHPECKTLLKKWPEVVKQYQADEFIYRVRDKEIRQPLTTTSLSQLRIPKISLPRYTAWGDILRWLLTENLPGEFPYTAGVFPLKREGEDPTRMFAGEGGPERTNKRFHYVSLGQPAHRLSTAFDSVTLYGEDPHIRPDIYGKIGNSGVSIATLDDAKKLYSGFDLCHASTSVSMTINGPAPMLLGFFMNAAIDQQCEKYITEHKLEHLVEAKFKEVYDDKGLERPRYQGLTPALSKGEGGTASEALSFGEGLGEAPTRRGYATANPQLWETLKANSRLNRQNLTEAENILWQHLRDKQTGYKIRRQHAINGFIADFVCLSKGLIIEVDGGYHNLTTEQDEIRTLILNEEGFDVIRFTNDEVVKNTGAVIRNIKAKLEAHPDRSLTPALSKGEGGISDTTSKALSPGEGLGEASPTLPEGNNGLGLMLLGLTGDQVLPADVYEKIKAYAISSVRGTVQADILKEDQAQNTCIFSTEFALRMMGDMQQYFIDKKVRNFYSVSISGYHIAEAGANPITQLAFTLSNGFTYVEYYLSRGMHIDDFAPNLSFFFSNGIDPEYAVIGRVARRIWAKAMKNKYKGGERSQKLKYHIQTSGRSLHAQEIDFNDIRTTLQALYAIYDNCNSLHTNAYDEAITTPTEESVRRAMAIQLIINRELGLAKNENPLQGAFIIEELTDLVEEAVMAEFKRINDRGGVLGAMETMYQRGKIQEESLYYETLKHTGEFPIIGVNTFLNKKGSPTITPSEVIRATEEEKQFQISALEQFQKRNKGKTPQMLAELQQTAIAGKNIFDELMEVCKYCSLGQISHALYEVGGQYRRNM, encoded by the coding sequence ATGGAAACCATTGCCCCCTATCAATCAAAATATAAAATAAGGTTTGTAACTGCCGCTTCGCTGTTCGACGGGCACGATGCTACCATTAACATTATGCGCCGCATTTTGCAAAGCACCGGCGCCGAGGTGATACACCTGGGCCATAACCGCAGTGTGGATGAGGTGGTGAACTGCGCCATACAGGAAGATGTGCAGGGCATTGCCCTTACCAGCTACCAGGGCGGGCATTTGGAGTACTTTAAATACATGTACGATCTGTTGCGCGAGCGTGGCGCGGGGCACATCAAAATATTTGGCGGCGGCGGCGGTGTGATATTGCCGCACGAGATTGAGGAACTGATGGCCTACGGCATCGCCCGTATCTACTCGCCCGATGATGGCCGTAAAATGGGCTTGCAGGGAATGATAAACGATATGATGCAGCAATGCGATTTCGAGACCCGCACCAAGTTGAACGGCGAACTAAAGCACCTGGCAGATAAGGATCCAAAGGCGATAGCGGGATTGATAACGCTGGCAGAGAACCATCCGGAGAAATTTAGCCTCACCCCGGCCCTCTCCAAAAGAGAGGGAGGTATTACTTCTGAAGCCCTCTCCCCTGGAGAGGGTTTGGGTGAGGCCCGACCGGTCATCCTGGGTATTACCGGTACCGGCGGCGCGGGTAAATCATCATTGGTCGACGAGATCGTCCGCAGGTTTTTGGTAGAGACAGGCTTGGCAGATGGGCAGAGCGGCAAAACGCTGGCTATTATTTCTGTCGACCCGAGCAAGCGTAAAACAGGCGGCGCCTTACTGGGCGACCGGATCCGTATGAACGCTATTAATAACCCGCGCGTTTACATGCGATCGCTCGCTACGCGGCAGGCTAACCTGGCGCTGAGCAAATACGTGCAGGAATCGATAGATATCTGTAAAGCGGCGGGTTACGATTTGATCATTGTGGAAACATCGGGTATTGGGCAGTCGGATACCATGATCACCGATTACTGCGATGTATCCATGTATGTTATGACGCCCGAATTTGGCGCAGCCACCCAGTTGGAAAAAATAGACATGCTGGATTTTGCCGATATGGTAGCCATTAATAAAAGCGACAAACGCGGCGCGCTGGATGCTATCCGCGATGTGCGCAAGCAATATAAACGCAACCACCAGTTGTTCAGCGCCGATGATGCCAGCTTGCCGGTATTTGCCACCATGGCATCGCAGTTTAACGACCCGGGTATGAACACCCTGTTTGCTAACCTGATGCGGGTAATAAAAGATAAAACCGGCGTTGACCTGACCAAAGGCGCCGAACACCACGAAGGCGAATCGGAAAAGATCTACATCATCCCACCCGACCGTACCCGCTACCTGGCCGAAATAGCCGAGAGCAGCGTGGCTTACAATCAGTGGGTAGATGAACAATGCAAAATTGCGCAAGCGCTATTCCAGGTAGAAGGCACACTTAAATTATTAAGCGATAACGATGTAGAGACACAATACTTTGTGTATCCCGATAATGAAGATATTACGATTAAAGAGACACAAGGTATTGCGTCTCTACGTGAGAAACTGGAAAACAGATTACATCCTGAATGTAAAACGCTGCTGAAGAAATGGCCTGAAGTAGTAAAACAGTACCAGGCCGATGAGTTTATTTATCGTGTGCGCGATAAGGAGATCCGCCAGCCATTAACTACCACTTCGTTATCGCAACTGCGCATCCCTAAAATATCCCTGCCACGCTATACCGCCTGGGGCGATATTTTACGCTGGCTATTAACCGAAAACCTGCCCGGAGAATTCCCGTACACCGCGGGTGTATTCCCGCTAAAGCGTGAAGGGGAAGACCCTACCCGCATGTTTGCCGGCGAGGGCGGCCCCGAGCGTACCAATAAGCGCTTCCACTATGTATCGCTTGGTCAGCCGGCGCACCGTTTATCTACCGCGTTCGATTCGGTTACGCTTTATGGCGAAGACCCGCATATTCGTCCGGACATTTACGGTAAAATAGGTAACTCGGGCGTAAGTATCGCTACACTGGATGATGCCAAAAAGTTGTATTCAGGCTTCGATTTGTGCCATGCCAGTACATCCGTATCCATGACCATCAATGGCCCCGCGCCTATGCTGTTGGGCTTCTTTATGAATGCCGCTATAGACCAGCAATGCGAAAAATATATCACCGAACATAAGCTGGAGCATTTAGTGGAGGCCAAGTTTAAGGAAGTATATGATGATAAGGGTTTGGAACGGCCGCGGTATCAAGGCCTCACCCCGGCCCTCTCCAAAGGAGAGGGAGGCACAGCTTCTGAAGCCCTCTCCTTTGGAGAGGGTTTGGGTGAGGCTCCTACACGAAGAGGCTACGCTACGGCCAACCCACAATTATGGGAGACTTTAAAAGCTAATTCAAGGCTAAACAGACAAAACCTAACTGAAGCCGAGAATATTTTATGGCAACATTTAAGAGATAAACAAACAGGATATAAGATAAGAAGACAACACGCGATCAATGGCTTTATTGCTGACTTTGTTTGTTTGAGCAAGGGACTGATCATTGAGGTAGACGGAGGTTATCATAACCTAACTACTGAGCAAGACGAGATCAGAACATTAATTTTAAATGAAGAGGGTTTTGATGTTATTCGCTTTACCAATGATGAAGTAGTAAAAAATACTGGGGCGGTTATCCGGAATATTAAGGCGAAATTGGAAGCGCACCCAGATAGGAGCCTCACTCCGGCCCTCTCCAAAGGAGAGGGAGGCATTAGCGATACAACTTCTAAAGCCCTCTCCCCTGGAGAGGGTTTGGGTGAGGCTTCTCCTACCCTCCCCGAAGGCAACAACGGCCTCGGCCTGATGCTTTTAGGCCTTACCGGCGACCAGGTGCTACCGGCCGATGTTTACGAAAAAATTAAAGCTTATGCTATATCATCGGTACGCGGTACCGTGCAGGCTGATATTTTAAAGGAAGACCAGGCGCAAAACACCTGTATCTTCAGTACTGAATTTGCCCTGCGCATGATGGGTGATATGCAGCAGTATTTTATCGATAAAAAAGTCCGTAACTTCTATTCGGTATCCATCTCCGGCTATCACATCGCCGAGGCAGGCGCTAACCCCATCACACAACTGGCCTTTACGCTGAGTAACGGTTTCACTTATGTAGAATACTATTTAAGTCGTGGTATGCATATCGACGACTTTGCGCCTAACCTGTCGTTCTTCTTCAGCAACGGTATCGATCCGGAATATGCGGTGATCGGTCGTGTGGCGCGCCGCATCTGGGCCAAGGCCATGAAGAATAAATACAAGGGCGGCGAACGTTCGCAGAAGCTAAAATATCATATCCAAACCAGCGGTCGTTCGCTACACGCGCAGGAGATAGATTTTAACGACATCCGTACCACGCTGCAGGCCTTGTATGCCATTTACGACAACTGCAACTCGCTGCACACCAACGCTTACGATGAGGCTATCACCACCCCTACCGAAGAATCGGTGCGCAGGGCAATGGCTATCCAATTGATCATTAACCGCGAGTTAGGCTTGGCTAAGAACGAGAACCCGCTGCAAGGCGCGTTTATTATCGAAGAACTGACCGACCTGGTAGAAGAAGCCGTTATGGCCGAGTTTAAGCGGATAAACGATCGTGGCGGCGTGTTGGGTGCTATGGAAACCATGTACCAACGCGGCAAGATCCAGGAAGAATCATTGTATTACGAGACGCTGAAGCATACCGGCGAGTTCCCGATCATCGGCGTAAACACATTCCTGAATAAGAAAGGATCGCCAACTATAACGCCATCTGAAGTAATACGCGCTACCGAAGAGGAAAAGCAATTCCAGATCTCGGCGCTTGAACAATTCCAAAAGCGCAATAAGGGCAAAACGCCACAAATGCTTGCCGAATTACAGCAGACAGCCATTGCCGGCAAAAATATTTTTGATGAGTTGATGGAGGTTTGTAAATACTGTTCGCTGGGGCAGATCTCGCACGCGCTTTACGAAGTGGGCGGGCAGTACAGAAGGAATATGTAG
- a CDS encoding glycosyltransferase family 2 protein, which yields MSLAIPEILVNDKFITSAEREKIFEISKSVGQSFIKVALNFGYISRKNYERSMINAGYPFQKIRQEEFDRDVLDKIDLKFADEHLAMPLRIEDDRVVTIMADPTDELFLDFIRFTFDKEPLVIVASDLDIIWLSHKLLGEKYVKSAVFELLNRDPGNSAIITFTAPQLIFIFSLLALTVVGLFLNFKIVSIIINVILSSFFLVAIVFKLFLALVGSRFELFQAVTREEVREVVEEELPTYTIHLPVYKEDKLIKKLIWNLQSLDYPREKLDIKLLIEEDDDKTLNAVRDLDFPAIFEVIVVPFHMPKTKPKACNYGLHFSRGKFLTIYDAEDIPDTDQLKKVVALFNKLPSNYICVQSALNYFNRGENFLTRMFTLEYSYWFDYMLPGLDTLDIPIPLGGTSNHFKMANLIELGAWDPFNVTEDADLGLRAYSKGYKVAIINSTTYEEANNDFFNWIRQRSRWIKGYMQTYLVHMRSPRKLLKKVGWRGFLGFNFFIGATPVTFLVYPLLLGVFLAYVIFDLEGIREIFPDWVLFMSIFNLMVGNILMIYVNMMAVFKRRYYELILFAIANPIYWLMHSISAYKGLYQLVVNPFYWEKTNHGLSKVNNPTNVVK from the coding sequence ATGAGTTTAGCTATCCCCGAAATACTGGTTAACGATAAGTTTATCACTTCGGCTGAAAGGGAAAAAATATTCGAGATATCTAAAAGTGTAGGCCAGTCGTTTATAAAGGTGGCGCTTAACTTTGGTTACATATCACGCAAAAACTACGAGCGCTCGATGATCAATGCCGGGTATCCTTTTCAAAAGATCAGGCAGGAGGAGTTTGACCGGGATGTGCTGGACAAAATAGACCTGAAATTTGCCGATGAGCACCTGGCGATGCCCTTGCGTATAGAAGACGACCGGGTAGTAACCATTATGGCCGACCCGACCGACGAGCTTTTTCTTGATTTTATCCGTTTTACGTTTGATAAAGAGCCACTGGTTATTGTAGCATCCGACCTGGATATTATTTGGCTGAGCCATAAACTGCTGGGCGAAAAATATGTGAAGTCGGCCGTATTCGAGTTACTGAACCGCGACCCGGGCAACTCGGCCATCATCACTTTTACCGCGCCGCAGCTCATCTTTATCTTCAGTTTACTGGCACTTACGGTTGTGGGCCTGTTTCTGAATTTTAAGATCGTATCCATTATTATTAATGTGATACTTAGTTCGTTTTTCCTGGTGGCTATCGTATTCAAGCTTTTCCTGGCGCTGGTGGGTTCCCGTTTTGAACTTTTCCAGGCGGTTACCCGCGAGGAAGTGCGCGAGGTGGTAGAAGAAGAGTTGCCCACCTACACCATCCACCTGCCGGTTTATAAAGAAGATAAGCTGATAAAAAAACTGATATGGAACCTGCAGAGTTTAGATTATCCCCGCGAAAAGCTGGATATTAAACTGCTGATAGAAGAGGATGACGACAAGACCCTGAACGCCGTGCGCGACCTGGATTTCCCCGCCATCTTCGAGGTAATTGTAGTGCCGTTCCATATGCCTAAAACCAAGCCTAAGGCTTGTAATTACGGGCTGCACTTTTCGCGCGGAAAGTTCCTTACCATTTACGATGCCGAGGACATTCCCGATACCGATCAGTTGAAAAAAGTGGTGGCCTTGTTCAATAAGCTGCCTTCAAACTATATCTGCGTGCAAAGCGCGCTAAATTACTTTAACCGTGGCGAGAACTTTCTTACACGTATGTTCACGCTGGAGTATTCGTATTGGTTTGATTATATGTTGCCCGGATTGGATACGCTGGATATCCCCATCCCGCTTGGTGGCACCAGCAACCACTTTAAAATGGCCAACCTGATAGAATTGGGCGCCTGGGACCCATTCAACGTAACCGAAGATGCCGACCTTGGCCTGCGGGCATATTCAAAAGGATATAAGGTGGCCATTATCAACTCCACTACTTACGAAGAAGCCAATAACGATTTCTTTAACTGGATCCGCCAGCGCTCGCGCTGGATAAAGGGCTATATGCAAACCTACCTGGTGCACATGCGCAGCCCGCGCAAACTGCTGAAGAAAGTAGGGTGGAGGGGTTTCCTTGGCTTTAACTTTTTTATTGGCGCTACGCCGGTTACCTTTTTGGTTTACCCGCTATTGCTGGGCGTGTTTTTAGCCTACGTGATATTCGATCTGGAAGGCATCCGCGAGATCTTCCCGGATTGGGTATTGTTCATGTCGATATTTAACCTGATGGTGGGCAATATCCTGATGATATATGTAAACATGATGGCGGTATTTAAACGCCGTTATTACGAGCTGATCTTATTTGCCATCGCCAACCCAATTTACTGGCTGATGCACTCCATATCAGCATATAAGGGGCTATACCAATTGGTAGTGAACCCGTTTTACTGGGAGAAGACCAACCATGGTTTAAGTAAGGTAAATAACCCAACAAATGTTGTTAAATGA